In one Umezawaea sp. Da 62-37 genomic region, the following are encoded:
- a CDS encoding cytochrome P450: protein MSTPVQLPFEQANVLQLAPGLRTLQSRGSVHRVRTPDGDEAWLVTGHARVRQLLDDDRLSRSNPDPEAAAKNSGSALLASLLGGFATDHARLRALLEPHFSPERMLALRPYVEKVTGQLLDRLAGQEPPVDLVRALAVSLPIQVMCEWLGVPQEDKDRFGGWTQDAANIGDPVRSKQGLGGLFGYCRQLVADKRRNPGDDAISRICATEGIEDSEVLGLTALLLFGGYETTVARIGTCALLLLSDPEQWRALVDDPALVPAAVEETLRLSMPNPHNGGMPRYAVTDFEIDGAAIRAGDFVMLNIIAANQDEAAFEGPCRVDVARDTADSLAFGYGAYHCVGAALARTQLQVAITQLVARFPTMRLAVGVDELGLRDDTLIGGLVQLPVTW from the coding sequence GTGAGTACCCCGGTTCAACTGCCGTTCGAGCAGGCGAACGTGCTCCAACTCGCGCCGGGGCTGCGCACGCTCCAGTCACGGGGATCGGTGCACCGGGTCCGCACCCCCGACGGTGACGAGGCGTGGCTGGTCACCGGTCACGCCAGGGTGAGGCAGCTGCTCGACGACGACCGGCTCAGCCGCTCGAACCCCGATCCGGAGGCCGCGGCGAAGAACAGCGGGTCGGCGCTCCTCGCCTCCCTGCTGGGCGGTTTCGCCACCGACCACGCCCGGTTGCGCGCGCTGCTGGAACCGCACTTCTCACCCGAGCGGATGCTGGCGCTGCGGCCCTACGTCGAAAAGGTCACCGGGCAGCTCCTGGACCGGCTCGCAGGGCAGGAGCCGCCGGTGGACCTGGTCCGGGCGTTGGCGGTGTCGCTGCCCATCCAGGTGATGTGCGAGTGGCTGGGCGTGCCGCAGGAGGACAAGGACCGGTTCGGCGGCTGGACCCAGGACGCCGCCAACATCGGCGACCCGGTCAGGTCCAAGCAGGGCCTGGGCGGGCTGTTCGGCTACTGCAGGCAGCTCGTCGCCGACAAGCGGCGGAATCCGGGCGACGACGCGATCTCCAGGATCTGCGCGACCGAGGGCATCGAGGACAGCGAGGTCCTCGGGCTGACGGCGTTGCTGCTGTTCGGTGGCTACGAGACCACGGTGGCCCGGATCGGCACCTGCGCGTTGCTGCTGCTGTCCGACCCCGAGCAGTGGCGGGCGTTGGTGGACGACCCCGCCCTCGTCCCCGCCGCCGTCGAGGAGACCCTGCGGCTGTCGATGCCGAACCCGCACAACGGCGGCATGCCCCGCTACGCGGTGACCGACTTCGAGATCGACGGGGCCGCGATCCGGGCGGGCGACTTCGTGATGCTGAACATCATCGCGGCCAACCAGGACGAGGCGGCCTTCGAAGGCCCCTGCCGGGTCGACGTCGCGCGCGACACCGCGGACAGCCTCGCGTTCGGGTACGGCGCGTACCACTGCGTGGGCGCGGCGCTGGCGCGGACGCAGCTGCAGGTGGCGATCACCCAGCTCGTCGCGCGCTTCCCGACCATGCGCCTGGCCGTCGGCGTGGACGAGCTGGGGCTGCGCGACGACACGCTGATCGGCGGGTTGGTCCAACTTCCGGTGACATGGTGA
- a CDS encoding UbiA family prenyltransferase, protein MLHKISAGVVTKSPDSIRSYLLLMRLDRPTGYVLYLLPGLWAVVFASGKRPDLLSVAAVVVAAVLIRGFACASNDVTDKEIDARVSRTVGRPVAAGTISVRNGILWAAAQAFAALLVLAVANVETALVALATYPLIVAYPFMKRFFVWPSAFLGLVMSTYVFVGWTAATGNADYPLPVYGLYAAGIFWTMIHDAIYSHQDKESDREIGVKSSALLFGGSTKAWLSVFIVLSVAGVVWAGSLTPIGWAFYATVVLAALYLSYLVFRVDLDDPKACWDTFVANTYYGWIVLAAVIAGQFT, encoded by the coding sequence ATGCTGCACAAGATATCCGCGGGCGTCGTGACGAAGAGCCCGGACTCGATCCGCTCCTACCTCCTGCTGATGAGACTGGACAGGCCCACGGGGTACGTCCTCTACCTGCTTCCGGGGCTGTGGGCCGTCGTGTTCGCCTCCGGGAAGCGGCCGGACCTGCTGTCGGTGGCGGCTGTCGTGGTCGCCGCGGTGCTGATCCGCGGCTTCGCCTGCGCGAGCAACGACGTCACCGACAAGGAGATCGACGCGCGCGTCTCCCGCACCGTGGGGAGGCCTGTCGCGGCGGGGACGATCAGCGTCCGCAACGGGATCCTCTGGGCCGCCGCGCAGGCCTTCGCCGCGCTGCTGGTCCTCGCGGTGGCGAACGTCGAGACGGCCCTGGTCGCACTGGCCACGTACCCGTTGATCGTCGCCTACCCCTTCATGAAGCGCTTCTTCGTCTGGCCCTCGGCCTTCCTCGGGCTGGTGATGAGCACCTACGTGTTCGTCGGCTGGACGGCGGCGACCGGGAACGCCGACTACCCGCTCCCGGTGTACGGCCTGTACGCGGCCGGGATCTTCTGGACCATGATCCACGACGCGATCTACTCCCACCAGGACAAGGAGTCCGACCGCGAGATCGGGGTCAAGTCGTCCGCCCTGCTGTTCGGCGGGTCCACCAAGGCGTGGCTGTCGGTGTTCATCGTCCTCAGCGTCGCGGGTGTGGTGTGGGCCGGTTCGCTCACGCCGATCGGGTGGGCGTTCTACGCGACCGTGGTGCTGGCGGCGCTCTACCTGTCCTACCTGGTCTTCCGGGTGGACCTGGACGACCCGAAGGCGTGCTGGGACACCTTCGTCGCCAACACCTACTACGGCTGGATCGTTCTCGCGGCCGTGATCGCCGGGCAGTTCACATGA
- a CDS encoding arylamine N-acetyltransferase: MSGSMWQGGGVDLDAYLTRVGHHGDVAPDLATLRALHVAHVDAIPFDNLDPLLGRTEVPLDLDSVQEKILRQGRGGWCLEQVVLTAAVLDRIGFTFTAFAGRTRSRTGKKFGPALHVALCVELDGERWIHDVSFGAYGLHEPMRLEDGSRLDGDWSFDLVREPTGEQVMRFLRPEGPMEVYGFTTDVRYPSDFELLNHFCLTHPRSPFNRRMVLQRTRPEVRHLLVGNVLTEIRPGEPETSRELDEAEALSAPEEVFGITLEPGDVRALAKTLAGP, encoded by the coding sequence ATGAGCGGCTCGATGTGGCAGGGCGGAGGCGTCGACCTGGACGCCTACCTGACCCGCGTGGGCCACCACGGCGACGTGGCCCCGGACCTCGCCACGCTCCGGGCCCTGCACGTCGCCCACGTCGACGCGATCCCCTTCGACAACCTCGACCCGCTGCTCGGGCGCACGGAGGTGCCGCTGGACCTGGACAGCGTCCAGGAGAAGATCCTGCGGCAGGGCCGCGGAGGCTGGTGCCTGGAGCAGGTCGTGCTGACGGCCGCCGTGCTGGACCGCATCGGGTTCACGTTCACCGCGTTCGCGGGCAGGACGCGCAGCCGCACCGGGAAGAAGTTCGGGCCCGCCCTGCACGTGGCCCTGTGCGTGGAGCTGGACGGCGAACGCTGGATCCACGACGTGAGCTTCGGCGCCTACGGGCTGCACGAGCCGATGCGGCTCGAGGACGGCTCGCGGCTGGACGGCGACTGGTCGTTCGACCTCGTGCGGGAGCCGACCGGTGAGCAGGTGATGCGGTTCCTGCGGCCGGAGGGACCGATGGAGGTCTACGGCTTCACCACGGACGTGCGCTACCCGTCGGACTTCGAGCTGCTCAACCACTTCTGCCTCACGCACCCGCGCTCGCCCTTCAACCGCCGGATGGTCCTGCAGCGCACGCGGCCCGAGGTGCGGCACCTCCTCGTCGGCAACGTGCTCACCGAGATCCGGCCGGGAGAGCCCGAGACGTCCCGCGAACTCGACGAGGCCGAGGCGCTGTCCGCTCCCGAGGAGGTCTTCGGGATCACCCTGGAGCCGGGCGACGTCCGGGCTCTCGCGAAGACCCTGGCCGGCCCATGA
- the pabB gene encoding aminodeoxychorismate synthase component I yields MTRTLLVDNYDSYTFNLYQLIAGINGREPVVVVNDDPLLSGPLPEDVDNIVVSPGPGRPQHARDIGLVGDLLRRTELPVLGVCFGHQTIAHLAGASVVAAPEPRHGHLAKVSHEGDPLFAGVPREFVAVRYHSLCVEEPLPEELVATAWADDGVLMALRHRDRPQWGVQFHPESVASQYGGEILRNFADLTRTRRGQRPSITVTGTAGASRDDAPGTPAELGIVSGVVRTDADAEAVFLELFADKEHCFWLDSSRVEEGLSRFSFLGDTSGPLSEVLTYRTGSGAVQVRDADGAHVVPGNVFDVLEQRLRDRRVPESDLPFNFTGGYVGYFGYELKAECGAEARHSAETPDAAWMFADRVIAFDHREGLTYLVAVHDGRTARDAQEWVDRTSAELVGLRPVDDEPVGVPASGPPPDAEEYLVRGRNQYLADIEECGRQLNLGESYEICLTDKLHLPFHDDDTSFYRRLRRENPAPYAALVRLGDVTVFCSSPERFLRVERDRTVTSKPIKGTAARDADPVRDAEIAATLASSAKTQAENLMIVDLLRNDLGRVCEVGSIDVDPYLAVESYQTVHQLVSTVHGRLKDGVSAMDCVRQCFPGGSMTGAPKLRTMEIIDSLETEARGVYSGTLGYFGLSGATDLNIVIRTAVRVGDRLTIGAGGAIVLDSDAQEEYEEMLLKAAASLRAWRAPAVSDAGGSQR; encoded by the coding sequence ATGACGCGCACACTGCTGGTGGACAACTACGACTCGTACACCTTCAACCTGTACCAGCTGATCGCCGGGATCAACGGCAGGGAACCGGTCGTCGTGGTGAACGACGACCCGTTGCTGTCCGGTCCGCTGCCGGAGGACGTCGACAACATCGTCGTCTCACCGGGCCCCGGCCGCCCGCAGCACGCCCGCGACATCGGTCTCGTCGGCGATCTGCTGCGCCGCACCGAGTTGCCGGTGCTGGGTGTCTGCTTCGGACACCAGACGATCGCGCACCTGGCCGGGGCGTCGGTGGTCGCCGCGCCCGAACCGAGGCACGGGCACCTGGCCAAGGTCTCCCACGAGGGCGATCCGCTGTTCGCGGGCGTTCCGCGCGAGTTCGTCGCGGTCCGCTACCACTCGCTGTGCGTCGAGGAGCCGCTGCCCGAGGAGCTCGTCGCCACGGCGTGGGCGGACGACGGCGTGCTCATGGCGCTGCGCCACCGCGACCGGCCGCAGTGGGGCGTGCAGTTCCACCCCGAGTCGGTCGCCTCCCAGTACGGCGGCGAGATCCTGCGGAACTTCGCCGACCTGACCCGGACGCGGCGCGGACAGCGGCCGTCGATCACCGTCACCGGGACCGCGGGCGCATCGCGCGACGACGCCCCCGGCACGCCCGCGGAACTGGGCATCGTGAGCGGGGTCGTGCGGACCGACGCCGACGCGGAGGCCGTCTTCCTGGAGCTGTTCGCCGACAAGGAGCACTGCTTCTGGCTGGACAGCAGCAGGGTGGAGGAGGGCCTGTCCCGGTTCTCGTTCCTCGGTGACACGTCGGGACCGCTCAGCGAGGTGCTGACCTACCGCACCGGCAGCGGGGCGGTCCAGGTGCGCGACGCCGACGGCGCCCACGTCGTCCCCGGCAACGTGTTCGACGTGCTGGAGCAACGGCTGCGGGATCGGCGGGTGCCCGAATCGGACCTGCCGTTCAACTTCACTGGCGGCTACGTGGGCTACTTCGGCTACGAGCTGAAGGCCGAATGCGGGGCCGAGGCCCGCCACAGCGCCGAAACACCCGACGCCGCCTGGATGTTCGCGGATCGCGTCATCGCGTTCGACCACCGGGAGGGACTGACCTACCTGGTGGCCGTGCACGACGGGCGCACCGCGCGCGACGCGCAGGAGTGGGTGGACCGGACGTCCGCGGAACTGGTGGGTCTGCGCCCGGTCGACGACGAGCCGGTCGGCGTTCCGGCGTCGGGCCCGCCCCCGGACGCCGAGGAGTACCTGGTCCGCGGCCGGAACCAGTACCTGGCCGACATCGAGGAGTGCGGGCGGCAGCTGAACCTGGGCGAGAGCTACGAGATCTGCCTGACCGACAAGCTGCACCTGCCGTTCCACGACGACGACACCTCCTTCTACCGGCGGCTGCGCCGGGAGAACCCGGCGCCGTACGCCGCGCTGGTGCGCCTCGGCGACGTCACGGTCTTCTGCTCGTCGCCGGAGCGCTTCCTGCGCGTCGAGCGGGACCGCACGGTCACCAGCAAACCGATCAAGGGCACCGCCGCCCGCGACGCCGACCCCGTGCGCGACGCCGAGATCGCCGCGACCCTGGCCTCCAGCGCCAAGACGCAGGCCGAGAACCTGATGATCGTCGACCTGCTGCGCAACGACCTCGGCCGGGTGTGCGAGGTGGGCAGCATCGACGTCGACCCGTACCTGGCCGTCGAGAGCTACCAGACCGTGCACCAGCTGGTCTCCACCGTCCACGGCAGGCTCAAGGACGGGGTCAGCGCGATGGACTGCGTCCGGCAGTGCTTCCCCGGCGGCTCGATGACCGGTGCGCCGAAGCTGCGCACCATGGAGATCATCGACAGCCTGGAGACCGAGGCCAGGGGCGTGTACTCCGGCACCCTCGGCTACTTCGGCCTCTCCGGCGCCACCGACCTGAACATCGTGATCCGCACCGCGGTCCGCGTCGGCGACCGGTTGACCATCGGCGCGGGCGGGGCGATCGTGCTCGACTCCGACGCCCAGGAGGAGTACGAGGAGATGCTGCTCAAGGCGGCGGCGTCGCTGCGCGCCTGGCGTGCGCCCGCCGTGTCGGACGCGGGCGGCTCCCAGCGATGA
- a CDS encoding aminotransferase class IV has translation MSVGGRRGADVEPGRRWWDDDGWSPSDGSGTVRVIDSWLVDEGRVRGLDRHARRFGEACSRFSGPGTAGFLRAVAESLPARGRWFPRVELVETGSRERLRLWLRPAPPRTTTVRLWDSGPDRRTLPAVKGVDLDHLTALRAAAVAAGADEALLLSSGGHVLEGSTTSLVWWRGDALCGPPPGPGLLSGVTRALLGELAGRPVVPESATPAELADVPVWTVNALHGIRPVAGGLGRFLEEDAAEAERWQARLESLAVPAVPALFT, from the coding sequence ATGAGCGTCGGCGGCAGGCGCGGAGCGGACGTCGAACCCGGTCGTCGGTGGTGGGACGACGACGGGTGGTCGCCCTCCGACGGGAGCGGGACGGTGCGGGTCATCGACTCGTGGCTCGTGGACGAGGGGCGGGTGCGGGGACTCGACCGGCACGCCCGGCGCTTCGGTGAAGCCTGCTCCCGGTTCTCCGGACCGGGAACGGCCGGGTTCCTGCGCGCGGTCGCCGAGTCGTTGCCCGCGCGGGGCCGGTGGTTCCCCCGCGTCGAACTGGTGGAGACCGGTTCCCGCGAGCGGCTGCGCCTGTGGCTGCGTCCCGCGCCCCCGCGCACCACGACCGTCCGGCTGTGGGACTCGGGGCCCGACCGCCGGACCCTGCCCGCTGTCAAGGGCGTCGACCTGGACCACCTGACCGCCCTGCGCGCCGCCGCGGTCGCGGCCGGAGCCGACGAGGCGCTGCTGCTCTCGTCCGGAGGGCACGTGCTCGAAGGATCCACGACGAGCCTCGTCTGGTGGCGCGGTGACGCCCTGTGCGGTCCACCGCCCGGCCCCGGACTGCTGTCCGGGGTCACCCGAGCCCTGCTCGGCGAACTGGCCGGTCGGCCGGTCGTCCCCGAATCCGCCACCCCGGCGGAGCTGGCGGACGTCCCCGTGTGGACGGTGAACGCCCTGCACGGCATCCGGCCGGTCGCCGGGGGACTGGGCCGGTTCCTCGAAGAGGACGCGGCGGAGGCCGAGCGGTGGCAGGCGCGCCTGGAGTCGCTCGCCGTTCCCGCCGTCCCCGCCCTGTTCACCTGA
- a CDS encoding diiron oxygenase, producing MPDTAAREGSEYERDLLVQLTSRWSKRVAVKKDELDLDGHFDAALPDFPEHLVPVFSLPGADRLDRDARERIMSAAWIAYNAKTTAIEDEIILPVCRMMLQDRIPVRHDDVAVDALHQTIIDEHYHILMCNNAVGVTRRRRDMADVRFAPDAWSVVQGRAAARAGLSGFDRDIVDIAFSLAAETTISGFLSGLSTAEDIQPMNRITTDMHRRDESGHAVVFRELCGSLYRSVDSAQQRMFREALVGGLASFRSADLEPWVAVAAQGGFEIGVDQMAEWAASRPVPARDTGPLQLLLDDLGISHDLVEAVRVNRS from the coding sequence ATGCCCGACACCGCGGCACGTGAAGGATCCGAGTACGAGCGCGACCTGCTGGTCCAGCTGACCAGCCGCTGGAGCAAGCGGGTGGCCGTCAAGAAGGACGAGCTCGACCTGGACGGGCACTTCGACGCGGCGCTGCCCGACTTCCCCGAACACCTCGTGCCGGTGTTCAGCCTGCCGGGCGCCGACCGGCTCGACCGCGACGCCCGCGAGCGCATCATGTCCGCGGCGTGGATCGCCTACAACGCCAAGACCACGGCCATCGAGGACGAGATCATCCTGCCGGTGTGCCGGATGATGCTCCAGGACCGGATCCCCGTCCGCCACGACGACGTCGCCGTCGACGCGCTGCACCAGACGATCATCGACGAGCACTACCACATCCTGATGTGCAACAACGCCGTCGGCGTCACCCGCCGCAGGCGCGACATGGCGGACGTGCGGTTCGCGCCGGACGCCTGGTCGGTGGTCCAGGGCCGGGCCGCGGCCAGGGCCGGGCTGTCCGGGTTCGACCGCGACATCGTCGACATCGCGTTCTCCCTGGCCGCCGAGACGACGATCAGCGGGTTCCTCTCCGGGCTCTCCACCGCCGAGGACATCCAGCCGATGAACCGGATCACCACCGACATGCACCGGCGGGACGAGAGCGGCCACGCGGTGGTGTTCCGCGAGTTGTGCGGCTCGCTCTACCGGAGCGTGGACAGCGCGCAGCAGCGGATGTTCCGCGAAGCGCTCGTCGGCGGCCTGGCCTCGTTCCGCTCCGCGGACCTGGAGCCGTGGGTGGCCGTCGCGGCGCAGGGCGGCTTCGAGATCGGCGTCGACCAGATGGCCGAGTGGGCCGCGTCCCGGCCCGTACCCGCGCGGGACACCGGACCGCTGCAACTGCTGCTCGACGACCTGGGCATCAGCCACGACCTCGTCGAGGCGGTCCGGGTGAACCGGTCCTGA
- a CDS encoding 3-deoxy-7-phosphoheptulonate synthase class II, translated as MSDGAVEAAPDWRTLVAHQRPEWPDRARLDEVVADLAASPPLVAPEECDALTARLARVADGRAFLLQGGDCAERLDTLSTEAIHRKLVLLQQMSVILSSASALPVVTAGRIAGQYAKPRSRPTETVDGRTLPVYRGDAVNGIDPTPAERRPDPARLRRVYDASRYTLDVLRAHTYDPRRLRERNQAFVARSPAGLGHGLPDLSLSSMDSSGAEFFASHEGLLLDYEEALTRHDRRSGRRYAGSGHMLWIGDRTRQLDGAHVAYFATIDNPVAVKLGPATTPEHALALVDRLDPDRRPGRLTFIVRMGADRVRDLLPELVEKVNASGAPVVWVSDPMHGNTFQAPSLHKTRRFDDVLDEVAGFIEVHRALGTHAGGLHVELTGEDVTECVGGSGGPGLEDLHRGYESACDPRLNADQALELAFLVAGMLR; from the coding sequence ATGAGCGACGGCGCAGTCGAAGCGGCCCCGGACTGGCGGACGCTCGTCGCCCACCAGCGACCGGAGTGGCCCGACCGGGCCCGGCTCGACGAGGTGGTGGCGGACCTGGCGGCCTCGCCCCCGCTGGTCGCGCCCGAGGAGTGCGACGCGCTCACCGCACGCCTCGCGCGGGTCGCGGACGGCAGGGCGTTCCTGTTGCAGGGCGGTGACTGCGCCGAACGCCTCGACACCCTCTCGACGGAGGCGATCCACCGCAAACTGGTGCTGCTCCAGCAGATGTCCGTGATCCTCTCGTCCGCCTCGGCGCTCCCGGTGGTCACCGCGGGCCGGATCGCGGGCCAGTACGCCAAGCCCCGGTCCCGGCCGACCGAGACCGTCGACGGGCGCACGCTGCCGGTGTACCGGGGCGACGCCGTGAACGGCATCGACCCCACCCCGGCCGAACGGCGACCCGATCCGGCCCGGCTGCGCCGCGTGTACGACGCCTCGCGGTACACGTTGGACGTCCTGCGCGCCCACACCTACGACCCGCGCCGGCTGCGCGAACGGAACCAGGCCTTCGTCGCCCGCTCGCCCGCGGGTCTCGGCCACGGTCTGCCGGACCTGTCACTGTCCTCGATGGACTCGAGTGGGGCGGAGTTCTTCGCCAGCCACGAGGGCCTGCTGCTCGACTACGAGGAAGCGCTGACCCGCCACGACCGGCGCTCCGGCCGGCGGTACGCGGGCAGCGGGCACATGCTGTGGATCGGCGACCGCACCAGGCAGCTCGACGGCGCCCACGTGGCCTACTTCGCGACCATCGACAACCCCGTCGCGGTGAAATTGGGCCCGGCCACCACGCCCGAGCACGCGCTGGCCCTGGTCGACCGCCTCGACCCGGACCGCAGGCCGGGCAGGCTGACGTTCATCGTGCGCATGGGGGCCGACCGGGTGCGGGACCTGCTGCCGGAGCTCGTGGAGAAGGTCAACGCCTCGGGCGCGCCGGTGGTGTGGGTGAGCGATCCCATGCACGGCAACACCTTCCAGGCGCCCAGCCTGCACAAGACCCGGCGTTTCGACGACGTCCTCGACGAGGTGGCGGGGTTCATCGAGGTGCACAGGGCGCTCGGCACCCACGCGGGCGGCCTGCACGTGGAGCTGACCGGTGAAGACGTGACCGAGTGCGTCGGCGGCAGTGGCGGGCCGGGTCTCGAGGACCTGCACCGCGGCTACGAGTCGGCGTGCGACCCGCGCCTCAACGCCGACCAGGCGCTCGAACTGGCGTTCCTGGTCGCCGGGATGCTGCGCTGA
- a CDS encoding carbamoyltransferase N-terminal domain-containing protein, whose translation MRICGIKASHDGGVAVIEDGRLLFSYEIEKLGNGERYSALGNLERVTEILAAEGLSPADIDQFVVDGWYTEDAEGKPAVTVDAGGVPVRLRVAPYLESPGDDGPLQRHTFDDRGFGDYASYTHVANHLIGTYCSSPFAARGEDAFVLVWDGIITPRLYLVRAATREVTFVEALMPVYGGSFAAFCARFEPYLCDTDDMTSDRAIRHHLSVAGKAMAYAAKGRVDTAAFAVFDDLMAEFADMPVDRVGILGDKVAANRDELMPGLSNADLIATYQAYLGHNLLERLTSAVRSRFPDGAHNLVLGGGCALNIKWNTAIRASGAFRDVFVPPFPNDAGAAIGTAACEMFRRGGTALEWDVHSGPRTTTGTLPDGWSARPCDERELAAVLHTEDEPVVVLSGRAELGPRALGNRSIIAPATSTRMKDRLNDIKNRAQYRPVAPICLEDRAPEVFTPGTPDPYMIFEHRMRPGWAERVPAIVHLDGTARLQTIPSTRDTATARILVAYAEISGIPLLCNTSANLEGRGFFPDVESAARWGGTRYIWSEGTLYTNPDRG comes from the coding sequence ATGCGCATTTGCGGGATCAAGGCATCACACGACGGCGGGGTCGCCGTCATCGAGGACGGCCGCCTCCTCTTCAGCTACGAGATCGAGAAGCTGGGGAACGGCGAACGCTACAGCGCCCTGGGAAACCTGGAACGCGTGACCGAAATCCTCGCCGCGGAGGGTCTGTCACCCGCCGACATCGACCAGTTCGTGGTCGACGGCTGGTACACCGAGGACGCCGAGGGCAAGCCCGCCGTCACCGTGGACGCGGGCGGCGTGCCGGTGCGGCTCCGGGTCGCGCCCTACCTCGAGAGCCCCGGCGACGACGGTCCGCTGCAACGCCACACCTTCGACGACCGCGGTTTCGGCGACTACGCCAGCTACACCCACGTCGCCAACCACCTCATCGGCACGTACTGCTCGAGCCCGTTCGCGGCCAGGGGCGAGGACGCGTTCGTCCTGGTCTGGGACGGCATCATCACGCCGCGCCTCTACCTGGTGCGGGCCGCGACCCGCGAGGTGACCTTCGTCGAGGCCCTCATGCCCGTCTACGGAGGCAGCTTCGCGGCGTTCTGCGCGCGGTTCGAGCCGTACCTGTGCGACACCGACGACATGACGTCGGACCGGGCCATCCGCCACCACCTCTCCGTCGCGGGGAAGGCCATGGCCTACGCCGCCAAGGGCCGGGTCGACACCGCCGCCTTCGCCGTCTTCGACGACCTCATGGCCGAGTTCGCCGACATGCCCGTCGACAGGGTGGGGATCCTCGGGGACAAGGTCGCCGCGAACCGGGACGAGCTGATGCCGGGCCTGTCCAACGCGGACCTCATCGCCACCTACCAGGCCTACCTCGGCCACAACCTGCTCGAACGACTCACCTCGGCGGTGCGGAGCCGCTTCCCCGACGGCGCCCACAACCTGGTGCTCGGCGGCGGCTGCGCGCTGAACATCAAGTGGAACACCGCGATCCGGGCAAGCGGGGCCTTCCGGGACGTCTTCGTCCCGCCCTTCCCCAACGACGCGGGGGCGGCGATCGGGACAGCGGCCTGCGAGATGTTCCGGCGCGGCGGGACGGCGCTGGAGTGGGACGTCCACAGCGGACCGCGGACCACCACCGGCACCCTCCCCGACGGGTGGAGCGCACGGCCCTGCGACGAGCGGGAACTGGCCGCCGTCCTGCACACCGAGGACGAGCCGGTGGTCGTCCTGTCCGGCCGGGCGGAGCTGGGCCCGCGCGCCCTGGGCAACCGCAGCATCATCGCGCCCGCGACCAGCACCCGGATGAAGGACCGGCTCAACGACATCAAGAACCGGGCGCAGTACCGGCCCGTCGCGCCCATCTGCCTGGAGGACCGCGCGCCGGAGGTCTTCACCCCCGGCACACCCGATCCCTACATGATCTTCGAGCACCGCATGCGCCCCGGCTGGGCCGAGCGCGTCCCGGCGATCGTGCACCTGGACGGCACCGCCCGGCTCCAGACCATCCCGTCCACCCGCGACACCGCCACGGCGCGCATCCTCGTCGCCTACGCGGAGATCAGCGGCATCCCCCTGCTGTGCAACACCAGCGCGAACCTGGAGGGACGGGGCTTCTTCCCCGACGTCGAGTCGGCGGCCCGGTGGGGCGGGACCCGGTACATCTGGTCGGAGGGGACGCTGTACACGAACCCCGACAGGGGATAG